From the genome of Carassius gibelio isolate Cgi1373 ecotype wild population from Czech Republic chromosome A16, carGib1.2-hapl.c, whole genome shotgun sequence, one region includes:
- the LOC128030777 gene encoding ephrin type-B receptor 5-like — translation MEMWRIFLSVSLVVQHSSAEEVMLLDTTESTAELGWTTYPDTGWDEVSVLDDKGRLMRTFEVCNVNQNPRLQDNWLATPFLYRQSAPRIFVTLRFSVRDCASLRSPSPTCRETLTLYYKQADSQRELERTWAAEPSSGETREGWVKIDTIAADKSFSRVEPSLPHQYKPENARRINIKTRSFAPLTHKGFVLAIVDSGACVSLMGVSIFYRRCPAASRFLAFYPATPSGAEPTSLVPVTGTCVPHSQSQGGTAPRMHCNTEGEWLVPVGGCMCDAGYEPNHNHSACLACSMGSYKPVAGSVSCTECPANSRTSSEGSKLCECRSGYYRAHTDANTTACTSPPSAPVSLSWEYESSEGGVSLRWRPPADMGGRSEVWYGVVCRICPSATNTPPSVCSWCGDTVTFSPSQTGLKQTRVTLKNLLTRVTYLIQVQAINEVSTLSPFPPQFASINFTTSQSVPSEVPMLHQLNRVHDSITLSWPQPDRPNGDILEYQLRYHDKGSDEDSAMSVFSETNTVTVGGLIPGSIYAFQIRARNERGYGPYSHTIYFSTLAMEEQSKQIQNRLPLMIGSVMGGAAFLLVVIAIIIVFVFRSKRRESPYSDRLQRYISNRGGVKYYVDPSTYEDPSEAVKEFAREIEPAHIKIEEVIGAAQFGEVSRGRYRPLGRREMLVAVKTLRWGVTDREKNVFLSEAGVLGQFDHPNVLKLEGVITRTPPERIITEFMENGPLDAFLRENEDQFSVLQLVGMVRGVGAGMRYLSERNFVHRDLAARNVLVNSNLVCKVSDFGLSRLMRGLDHNMPTYTASLGSKIPVRWTAPEAFQHRKFSSASDVWSFGILMWEVMSYGERPYWDMSNQEVMKAVVDQYRLPAPNGCPPALHSLMLQCWQANRQDRPAFDSLLSSLDRLIRHPASLKAEHSRPSQPLLSPTPTDLSTVTTVGDWLTALKMDRYKDAFERAQYHSLEGVSMLTMEDVQALGVNLLGHQRKIVNAAKQLRTHLTQGHVEV, via the exons TGGGATGAGGTGAGCGTGTTAGATGACAAGGGGAGACTCATGCGTACATTTGAAGTCTGCAACGTCAATCAGAACCCTCGTCTCCAAGACAACTGGTTGGCCACGCCCTTCCTGTACCGACAGTCAGCTCCACGGATCTTTGTGACACTGCGTTTCTCAGTTCGTGACTGTGCCAGTCTACGCTCCCCCTCCCCCACATGCAGGGAGACCCTGACCCTGTACTACAAGCAGGCTGACTCCCAGAGAGAGCTGGAGAGAACCTGGGCAGCTGAG CCTTCCAGCGGAGAGACGAGAGAAGGCTGGGTGAAGATCGACACCATCGCAGCAGACAAGAGTTTCAGTCGTGTGGAGCCAAGTCTACCTCACCAGTACAAACCTGAGAACGCCCGACGCATCAACATCAAAACCCGCAGTTTTGCTCCTCTCACACACAAAGG gTTTGTTTTAGCAATAGTAGACAGCGGAGCTTGCGTGTCACTTATGGGTGTTTCCATATTTTATCGTCGCTGTCCAGCAGCCAGTCGTTTCCTGGCCTTCTACCCAGCCACGCCCTCTGGGGCGGAGCCAACATCTCTAGTGCCGGTGACTGGCACCTGTGTACCCCATAGCCAATCACAGGGTGGGACTGCACCAAGAATGCACTGTAACACAGAAGGCGAATGGCTGGTTCCTGTTGGAGGATGCATGTGTGATGCCGGATATGAGCCCAATCATAATCACTCGGCCTGTTTAG CGTGCTCGATGGGGTCCTATAAACCAGTAGCGGGCTCAGTTTCATGCACAGAGTGCCCAGCTAACAGCAGAACCAGTTCAGAAGGGTCTAAACTTTGCGAGTGTCGGAGTGGTTACTATCGCGCGCACACCGATGCCAACACCACCGCCTGCACAA GCCCTCCATCAGCACCGGTGTCTCTGTCATGGGAGTATGAGAGTTCGGAGGGTGGGGTGTCGTTGCGCTGGAGACCTCCTGCAGACATGGGGGGACGAAGTGAAGTGTGGTATGGGGTGGTGTGTCGAATCTGCCCCTCTGCCACCAACACGCCACCAAGCGTGTGTTCCTGGTGTGGAGATACTGTCACTTTTTCCCCCTCTCAAACTGGCTTAAAGCAGACAAGGGTCACCCTCAAAAACCTGCTTACTAGGGTCACCTACCTCATACAG GTTCAAGCAATAAATGAAGTGTCAACGCTCAGCCCTTTTCCACCTCAGTTCGCCAGCATCAACTTCACCACCAGCCAGTCAG TGCCTTCTGAGGTGCCCATGCTGCACCAGTTGAACAGAGTTCATGACTCCATCACACTGTCCTGGCCTCAGCCTGACCGGCCCAACGGGGACATCCTGGAATACCAGCTCCGGTACCACGACAAG GGGTCTGATGAGGACAGTGCTATGAGCGTGTTCAGTGAAACCAACACAGTGACAGTTGGAGGTCTGATTCCAGGCTCCATCTACGCCTTCCAGATCCGTGCCCGAAATGAGAGAGGCTACGGACCCTACAGCCACACCATTTACTTCAGCACTCTAGCAATGG AGGAACAGTCAAAGCAGATTCAGAATCGTCTGCCTCTTATGATTGGATCAGTAATGGGCGGAGCAGCATTTCTATTGGTTGTGATCGCGATCattattgtgtttgtgtttcgAAG TAAAAGGAGAGAAAGCCCTTACAGCGACAGACTTCAGAGATACATCAGCAACAGAG GTGGGGTGAAATATTACGTGGACCCCTCCACTTATGAAGACCCCAGTGAGGCAGTCAAAGAGTTTGCACGAGAAATTGAGCCTGCTCACATAAAGATCGAAGAGGTCATTGGTGCTG CTCAGTTTGGGGAGGTGTCCCGTGGCCGGTACAGGCCATTAGGTCGTAGAGAGATGCTGGTCGCGGTTAAGACTTTACGTTGGGGAGTGACAGACCGTGAGAAGAACGTGTTTCTCAGTGAGGCCGGGGTACTTGGCCAGTTTGACCACCCTAATGTACTGAAACTGGAAGGTGTGATCACTCGCACCCCTCCTGAACGCATTATCACAGAGTTTATGGAAAACGGCCCCCTGGATGCCTTTCTCAGA gaaaacgaGGATCAGTTCAGCGTCTTGCAGCTGGTAGGAATGGTGAGAGGTGTTGGAGCCGGAATGCGATATCTTTCCGAGAGGAATTTTGTCCATCGTGACCTCGCTGCCCGGAACGTTCTGGTGAATTCAAACCTGGTTTGTAAGGTGTCTGACTTCGGCCTGTCCCGTTTAATGAGGGGTCTGGACCACAACATGCCCACCTACACTGCGTCACTG ggcagtaagATCCCTGTGCGGTGGACAGCTCCTGAAGCTTTCCAGCATCGTAAATTCAGTTCAGCGAGTGACGTCTGGAGTTTTGGGATACTCATGTGGGAGGTCATGTCATATGGAGAACGCCCATACTGGGACATGAGTAACCAAGAG GTGATGAAGGCAGTGGTTGATCAGTACCGTTTACCTGCTCCAAACGGTTGTCCTCCAGCTCTTCACTCTCTGATGCTCCAGTGCTGGCAGGCCAACAGACAGGACAGGCCAGCATTTGATTCTCTTCTGTCGTCCCTCGACCGACTCATACGCCACCCTGCCTCCCTAAAGGCAGAACACAGCCG TCCCAGCCAGCCACTCTTAAGCCCCACCCCTACTGACCTCTCAACAGTGACAACAGTCGGTGATTGGCTGACAGCTCTAAAGATGGACCGGTATAAAGATGCGTTTGAGAGAGCACAGTACCACAGTCTGGAGGGAGTGAGCATGCTCACAATGGA GGATGTTCAGGCTCTAGGAGTGAATCTGCTCGGCCATCAGCGGAAGATCGTAAATGCAGCTAAACAGCTTAGGACACACCTCACTCAGGGACATGTGGAGGTCTGA